A window of the Gemmatirosa kalamazoonensis genome harbors these coding sequences:
- a CDS encoding protein-glutamine glutaminase family protein, with amino-acid sequence MPNENAIVGRIVRVERDERGHTVELQGGRRARLDATRENAALARVLEGLGARRRPVYLEVDPAGDTVRRVLLPVVSRVEAVRALDDGGLEVRLEVAQARLAIRRDAPDAAEMERLVLDAEQTGRVLLVTADEAQNVVDVRVFTPDPEGPVPPFPGDAEPPPRVPWALEPLRWLVDFLRDLWYWLWPWRWWRGCISKARAQQVFDAMAATTCDPLTVPPPCIPFLYPDDGCWARAHEMCRLMLGMHLTPRKVWIDGSLHTPTKNNPSCFVNWGWHVAPTLCVRGPGFFRRRRMVIDPALFTAPVTEATWKSVQGDPNATLTDTDWTQFWHGGGPDDAAYTNTNYYLDVYRDALQLRAAQQGTPPYANCP; translated from the coding sequence ATGCCTAACGAGAACGCGATCGTCGGCCGCATCGTCCGCGTGGAGCGCGACGAGCGCGGGCACACCGTGGAGCTGCAAGGGGGGCGGCGCGCGCGTCTCGACGCGACGCGGGAGAACGCGGCGCTCGCGCGCGTGCTCGAGGGACTCGGCGCGCGTCGTCGGCCAGTCTATCTCGAGGTCGATCCGGCGGGCGACACCGTGCGGCGCGTGCTGCTGCCCGTCGTCTCGCGCGTGGAGGCCGTGCGCGCGCTCGACGACGGTGGGCTGGAGGTGCGGCTCGAGGTGGCGCAGGCGCGGCTCGCCATCCGCCGCGACGCGCCCGACGCCGCGGAGATGGAGCGCCTGGTGCTCGACGCCGAGCAGACCGGGCGCGTGCTGCTCGTGACGGCCGACGAGGCGCAGAACGTGGTCGACGTGCGCGTGTTCACGCCGGACCCCGAGGGCCCCGTCCCCCCTTTCCCGGGTGACGCGGAGCCACCGCCGCGCGTGCCGTGGGCGCTCGAGCCGCTGCGCTGGCTGGTGGACTTCCTGCGCGACCTCTGGTACTGGCTGTGGCCGTGGCGGTGGTGGCGCGGCTGCATCTCGAAGGCGCGCGCGCAGCAGGTGTTCGACGCGATGGCCGCGACGACCTGCGACCCGCTCACCGTGCCGCCGCCGTGCATCCCGTTCCTCTATCCGGACGACGGCTGCTGGGCGCGCGCCCACGAGATGTGCCGCCTCATGCTCGGCATGCACCTCACGCCGCGCAAAGTCTGGATCGACGGCTCGCTGCACACGCCCACGAAGAACAACCCGAGCTGCTTCGTGAACTGGGGATGGCACGTCGCGCCCACGCTGTGCGTGCGCGGCCCCGGCTTCTTCCGGCGGCGGCGCATGGTGATCGACCCCGCGCTGTTCACGGCGCCGGTGACCGAGGCGACGTGGAAGAGCGTCCAGGGCGACCCGAACGCGACGCTCACCGACACCGACTGGACGCAGTTCTGGCACGGCGGCGGCCCCGACGACGCGGCGTACACGAACACGAACTACTACCTCGACGTGTACCGCGACGCGCTGCAGCTCCGCGCCGCGCAGCAGGGGACGC